In the Pristiophorus japonicus isolate sPriJap1 chromosome 5, sPriJap1.hap1, whole genome shotgun sequence genome, one interval contains:
- the LOC139264101 gene encoding proline-rich protein 15-like: MADGGKTSWWKSMTMKKKPKEVMTDKGAGVENVQSSTDKTAAQENKHPNFIEDKEYLDPKLEKGFNEKSTRRNLKISRSGRFKEKRRVRATLPESPKFFEGNSNGNTNDEN; the protein is encoded by the coding sequence ATGGCTGACGGTGGGAAGACCAGTTGGTGGAAATCGATGACCATGAAAAAGAAGCCGAAGGAAGTCATGACGGACAAAGGGGCAGGGGTGGAGAATGTGCAGTCGTCCACGGACAAAACGGCAGCCCAGGAAAACAAACATCCCAATTTTATCGAGGATAAAGAATACTTGGACCCCAAACTGGAAAAAGGGTTTAACGAGAAAAGCACGCGCAGGAACCTGAAAATCTCTCGCTCAGGACGTTTCAAGGAAAAGCGCCGAGTACGGGCTACCTTACCGGAGAGCCCCAAGTTTTTTGAAGGCAACTCGAATGGAAATACAAACGATGAAAACTAG